Proteins from one Gimesia maris genomic window:
- a CDS encoding DUF6263 family protein has translation MQGKRYISWMLGIMILAWTGWSFWIKRQEAVEVAKEKDSPPPAELVKPLDNPVQVQNASLKDEKVEVLELNLEVNQRFPMIKTVEQKLSQASSAGIIHSTSKLELILALTVEELREDGHKRFKVRYTGVKYSHDIAGEQVHYDSNHTSGPVPPEVQAYQRLVNNGFSFWIGPDNKIVELVGFDEFIKRCLQNTAASQRETVLAKISESSGDDGVANFIDDSIGLLPYNIDENHKGGAIRVGETWIKTRRLTQPIPMVLKTEYTLRELNDNIARINIAGDIAASKISSPINQHGKSVQLYIRGGKSFGSCLIDRKTGLPLESKIERFLETTVKLASGKEFEQQKQIVTTIRAFPHQEERPLGPAAKLTRPGNLKPAAN, from the coding sequence ATGCAGGGCAAGCGTTATATCAGCTGGATGCTGGGAATTATGATACTGGCGTGGACTGGCTGGTCTTTCTGGATCAAACGCCAGGAGGCTGTAGAAGTCGCTAAAGAGAAGGACTCTCCCCCTCCAGCAGAACTCGTCAAACCTCTGGACAACCCGGTCCAGGTGCAGAACGCTTCGCTGAAAGATGAAAAAGTGGAGGTGCTGGAATTGAACCTGGAGGTCAACCAGAGATTTCCGATGATAAAAACCGTAGAACAGAAACTGTCCCAGGCTTCGTCAGCCGGCATTATCCACAGTACATCAAAACTGGAGCTGATCCTGGCGTTGACGGTGGAAGAACTGCGTGAAGATGGACATAAACGGTTCAAAGTGAGATATACCGGGGTAAAATACTCGCACGATATTGCCGGCGAACAGGTACACTATGACTCTAATCACACTTCCGGACCGGTACCTCCGGAAGTTCAGGCATATCAACGCCTGGTGAATAACGGGTTTTCATTCTGGATTGGCCCCGATAACAAAATCGTAGAACTGGTGGGCTTTGACGAGTTTATCAAACGCTGCCTGCAGAATACCGCTGCCAGCCAGCGGGAAACCGTTCTGGCGAAGATTTCGGAATCGTCGGGCGATGATGGTGTCGCCAATTTCATCGACGACAGTATTGGCCTGCTGCCATACAACATTGACGAGAATCACAAAGGAGGTGCGATCCGCGTGGGAGAGACCTGGATCAAAACTCGCCGCCTGACACAACCGATCCCGATGGTTCTCAAAACCGAATACACGCTCCGCGAGTTAAACGACAATATCGCCCGCATCAACATCGCCGGTGATATTGCCGCGTCGAAAATCAGCAGCCCGATCAACCAGCACGGGAAATCGGTTCAACTCTACATCCGGGGAGGAAAATCGTTCGGCTCCTGCCTGATCGATCGCAAAACGGGATTGCCCCTCGAATCGAAAATCGAACGCTTCCTGGAAACCACCGTGAAACTGGCCAGTGGGAAAGAATTCGAACAGCAGAAACAGATCGTGACCACGATCCGGGCCTTTCCCCATCAGGAAGAACGCCCACTGGGTCCAGCAGCGAAGCTGACCCGCCCCGGAAATCTGAAACCGGCTGCGAATTAA
- a CDS encoding class I SAM-dependent methyltransferase, with the protein MEQKQCDLCAGTEFEQIGDRDRHGNSLESVICKACGLVAHGKIPTDEELAHYYATEYRKSYHGELTPSDRRVMRAWKNGERIFRQLQPHIEPDAGVFEVGAGIGCTVKVFELNGHQSTGIEPGEGFQDYSQQRLLTNVVRGDLFEQPRDHSRELVLLVHVIEHFNSPRRALEYIRGMMAENGLFYVECPNIAAPFARRSKMFHYAHIHNFTPSSLKMLAESCGFKLEVQFGSKEDPNLQMLFSCSDSTELNIDPDNFKQTMQVIEQATPVRYHLRPWYVSTRFSKVASYLREHLTAKQFVADVVQECQQFASDHEDEQPAELRAAA; encoded by the coding sequence ATGGAACAAAAACAGTGTGATCTGTGTGCAGGAACCGAGTTCGAACAAATTGGTGATCGGGATCGGCACGGAAATTCGTTGGAGTCTGTCATCTGTAAAGCCTGTGGTCTGGTCGCGCATGGCAAAATACCGACAGATGAGGAACTCGCCCACTACTATGCCACTGAATATCGTAAGAGCTATCATGGCGAATTGACGCCATCGGATCGCCGCGTCATGCGTGCCTGGAAAAATGGTGAACGAATTTTCCGTCAGCTGCAACCACATATCGAACCCGATGCGGGTGTTTTCGAAGTCGGAGCCGGGATTGGCTGTACTGTAAAAGTCTTCGAACTCAACGGCCATCAGTCGACAGGCATCGAGCCAGGTGAAGGTTTTCAGGATTACTCGCAGCAGCGTCTGCTGACCAATGTGGTACGCGGGGACCTGTTTGAACAACCCCGCGATCACAGCCGCGAACTGGTGCTGCTGGTCCATGTCATCGAGCATTTTAATTCGCCGCGTCGCGCCCTGGAATACATTCGAGGCATGATGGCGGAAAACGGATTGTTCTATGTCGAGTGCCCGAACATCGCGGCTCCCTTTGCCCGTCGCAGTAAAATGTTCCATTACGCTCACATTCATAATTTCACTCCGTCCAGTCTGAAAATGCTCGCGGAAAGCTGTGGATTCAAACTGGAGGTGCAGTTCGGCTCAAAAGAAGATCCCAATCTGCAAATGCTCTTTTCCTGCAGTGACAGCACTGAGCTCAATATCGATCCCGATAACTTTAAACAGACCATGCAGGTCATCGAACAGGCGACCCCCGTCCGCTATCATCTGCGGCCCTGGTATGTCTCAACACGCTTTTCTAAAGTCGCCAGCTACCTGCGCGAGCATCTGACTGCGAAGCAGTTTGTTGCCGACGTCGTACAGGAATGCCAGCAGTTCGCTTCTGATCACGAAGACGAACAACCCGCTGAATTGCGTGCTGCTGCCTGA
- a CDS encoding pyruvate carboxylase: MSEGKIKKLLVANRSEIAIRIFRSTHELGIRTVGIYTHEDRYALHRTKADEAYQIGKPGHPVKSYLDIEAIIALAKQKKIDAIHPGYGFLSENADFAQACEDAGIIFIGPRVETLKALGDKISARKIAQQVGVPVLGGSGEAIVDAASGRKTANEIGFPIILKAAHGGGGRGMRVVQKEEDFEASYELARSESLSAFGSEDVFVEKFISRARHIEVQLLGDKHGGLVHLYERDCSVQRRHQKVVEIAPAPNLDPAVRDALCEAALKIGQSVNYELAGTVEFLLDADTNQFYFIEVNPRIQVEHTVTEEVTGVDIVKSQILLAQGAKLNDPGIRINSQEELQTHGFALQCRVTTEDPTNNFMPDYGRVAHYRSASGMGVRLDAGTAFSGAMVFPYYDSLLVKVTTWARTFRDAAARTERCLQEFRIRGVKTNIPFVLKLITHPTFLNGDCYTRFIDDTPELFKFPKRHDRATKLLTYLAETVVNGNPLVKDRAKSVRRTPAPVPAYNKKKISPPDGMRQKLLELGAEKFSKWILEQKPLLLTDTSFRDAHQSLYATRFRTHDMLQIAEVYAHHCPELFSLEMWGGATFDTSMRFLKESPWQRLAEMRTRVPNILFQMLIRASSAVGYTNYPDNVVRAFVKEAAQAGIDVFRVFDALNWVPNMKVAMEEVQKQGAICEASICYTGDILDASKSKYDLKYYVNMAKELEKMGAHILAIKDMAGLCKPYAAELLVKTLKQEIGIPIHFHTHDTSGGQAAAILKAAEAGLDIADGAVPSMSGGTSQPNLTTVIEAQRFTDHQPTVQVSYLDDISEYWRAVRNYYTAFESPVLPAGANLYEHQMPGGQYTNLLQQAQSLGLGDRWIEVCHVYAEVNQLLGDIVKVTPTSKAVGDMALFLVANDLSCDDVVNGDRDLAFPESVLDLISGRMGQTPGGFPEDVQKKILRGEKPLTERPGSILPPADFEDAAKTVQKMVNRTPTDQEVVSYLLYPKVFEDFAAHQKAYFDTSGLPTYAFFNGLEPEEEIAVEIAPGKTLIIKFLAVGKPQTDGCRTVFFELNGQPREVVIVDKALKPQDSARRKADSSDPKQIGAVMPGVIVSLSIKVGSKVKAGDQLLMLEAMKMQTSVISEQDGVVKEVLAEPGVQVESGDLLIVLE; this comes from the coding sequence ATGTCTGAGGGTAAAATCAAAAAGTTGCTCGTCGCTAACCGTAGTGAAATTGCCATTCGAATTTTTCGAAGCACACACGAATTAGGAATTCGCACGGTCGGCATTTATACCCATGAAGACCGGTACGCCTTACACCGTACCAAAGCAGATGAAGCATACCAGATTGGAAAACCGGGTCACCCTGTGAAATCCTATCTGGATATCGAGGCGATTATCGCTCTGGCCAAGCAGAAGAAAATTGACGCAATCCATCCGGGCTACGGATTTCTCTCAGAGAATGCTGATTTCGCACAGGCTTGTGAAGATGCCGGCATCATCTTTATCGGTCCGCGTGTCGAAACGCTGAAAGCGCTGGGTGATAAAATCTCGGCGCGCAAAATTGCTCAGCAGGTCGGCGTTCCCGTGCTGGGGGGAAGTGGCGAAGCGATAGTCGATGCCGCCTCGGGTCGGAAGACAGCCAACGAGATTGGTTTCCCGATTATTCTGAAAGCAGCACATGGCGGCGGTGGTCGCGGAATGCGGGTGGTGCAGAAAGAGGAAGACTTCGAAGCCTCTTATGAACTGGCACGAAGTGAATCTCTGTCAGCATTTGGCAGTGAAGATGTATTCGTTGAGAAATTTATCTCACGCGCCCGCCACATTGAAGTGCAGTTACTGGGTGACAAGCACGGCGGACTGGTGCATCTTTACGAACGCGACTGTTCGGTTCAACGACGTCATCAGAAGGTAGTGGAGATTGCACCGGCTCCCAATCTAGACCCGGCTGTAAGAGACGCACTGTGCGAAGCGGCATTGAAAATTGGTCAGAGTGTGAACTACGAACTGGCGGGAACCGTCGAGTTTCTGCTGGACGCCGACACGAATCAGTTCTACTTTATCGAAGTCAATCCTCGAATTCAGGTGGAGCATACGGTAACGGAAGAAGTGACCGGCGTGGATATTGTGAAATCGCAGATCCTGCTGGCGCAAGGTGCTAAATTAAATGATCCGGGAATCCGCATCAATTCCCAGGAAGAACTGCAGACACACGGTTTTGCCCTGCAGTGCCGCGTGACGACTGAAGATCCGACGAATAACTTTATGCCCGACTATGGACGCGTAGCGCATTACCGGTCTGCCAGCGGGATGGGTGTGCGTCTGGACGCGGGAACGGCGTTTTCGGGAGCGATGGTCTTTCCCTATTACGATTCACTACTGGTGAAAGTCACCACATGGGCACGAACATTTAGAGATGCGGCAGCCCGCACGGAACGCTGTCTGCAGGAGTTTCGAATTCGTGGCGTAAAAACGAACATTCCCTTCGTACTGAAACTGATCACACATCCGACATTCCTGAACGGCGATTGTTATACCCGGTTCATTGATGATACTCCAGAACTGTTCAAGTTTCCCAAGCGGCATGACCGTGCAACGAAACTGCTGACCTACCTGGCAGAAACGGTCGTCAACGGAAACCCGCTGGTGAAAGACCGTGCGAAATCGGTCCGTCGCACACCTGCGCCGGTCCCCGCTTACAATAAGAAAAAGATCTCGCCGCCAGACGGAATGCGACAGAAACTGCTGGAACTGGGTGCCGAGAAATTCAGCAAATGGATTCTGGAACAGAAGCCACTCCTGCTGACGGACACATCATTCCGCGATGCGCATCAGTCATTGTATGCCACCCGCTTCCGCACACATGATATGCTGCAGATCGCCGAAGTTTATGCCCATCATTGTCCGGAACTGTTTTCACTGGAAATGTGGGGCGGTGCTACCTTCGATACTTCCATGCGGTTCCTGAAGGAATCTCCGTGGCAGCGTCTGGCAGAGATGCGAACCCGGGTGCCAAACATCCTGTTCCAGATGCTGATTCGTGCTTCCAGTGCGGTGGGATACACCAACTACCCTGACAATGTCGTCCGTGCGTTCGTCAAAGAAGCCGCTCAAGCGGGCATTGATGTATTCCGCGTGTTCGACGCCTTGAACTGGGTGCCCAACATGAAAGTGGCGATGGAAGAAGTTCAGAAGCAGGGCGCTATCTGTGAAGCAAGTATCTGCTACACGGGTGATATTCTTGATGCTTCGAAGTCGAAATACGATCTGAAATATTACGTCAACATGGCCAAAGAGCTGGAGAAGATGGGTGCTCATATTCTGGCCATCAAAGATATGGCAGGATTGTGTAAACCATATGCTGCTGAGTTACTCGTGAAAACTCTGAAGCAGGAAATCGGCATTCCCATTCACTTCCATACTCATGATACCAGTGGAGGCCAGGCGGCTGCCATTCTGAAAGCTGCAGAAGCCGGACTGGATATTGCCGATGGTGCTGTGCCTTCCATGTCAGGTGGAACGTCACAGCCTAACCTGACTACCGTCATCGAAGCCCAGCGGTTCACCGATCACCAGCCAACCGTGCAGGTCAGTTACCTGGACGACATTTCTGAATACTGGCGCGCGGTTCGTAATTACTACACCGCTTTTGAAAGTCCGGTTCTGCCCGCCGGTGCCAATCTGTATGAACATCAAATGCCTGGCGGTCAATATACGAACCTGCTGCAGCAGGCACAGTCACTGGGTCTGGGAGATCGCTGGATCGAAGTCTGTCATGTGTATGCAGAAGTGAATCAACTGCTGGGTGACATTGTTAAAGTAACCCCCACCTCGAAAGCGGTTGGTGATATGGCGTTGTTCCTGGTTGCGAACGACCTGAGCTGTGATGATGTCGTGAACGGCGATCGCGATCTGGCATTTCCGGAATCCGTACTGGATCTGATCAGCGGCCGAATGGGACAGACTCCGGGTGGATTCCCGGAAGATGTTCAGAAAAAGATTCTACGGGGAGAAAAGCCGCTTACCGAACGACCGGGAAGTATCCTGCCTCCCGCCGACTTCGAGGATGCTGCAAAAACGGTTCAGAAGATGGTTAACCGTACGCCCACCGATCAGGAAGTAGTTTCGTACCTGTTATACCCCAAAGTCTTCGAAGATTTCGCCGCGCATCAGAAAGCCTACTTCGATACGAGCGGTCTGCCGACCTACGCGTTCTTCAATGGCCTGGAGCCGGAAGAAGAAATCGCTGTTGAGATTGCTCCCGGAAAGACGTTGATCATCAAGTTCCTGGCAGTCGGCAAGCCACAGACGGATGGCTGTCGCACGGTCTTCTTCGAACTGAACGGCCAGCCGCGTGAAGTCGTAATTGTGGATAAAGCATTGAAGCCACAGGACAGTGCGCGACGTAAAGCTGATTCCTCCGACCCCAAACAGATTGGTGCGGTGATGCCCGGCGTGATCGTCTCATTGAGCATCAAAGTAGGAAGTAAAGTGAAAGCCGGTGATCAGCTGCTGATGCTGGAAGCCATGAAAATGCAGACGAGCGTTATTTCAGAACAGGATGGGGTGGTCAAAGAAGTCCTTGCTGAACCTGGAGTGCAGGTTGAATCGGGTGATCTGTTGATCGTACTTGAGTAG
- a CDS encoding sulfatase-like hydrolase/transferase, protein MSTVIRTFWAVLCLSFCGFSTAADKNADTGTTQPNIVFLLSDDQRPDTIAALGNPIIKTPHLDQLVKAGTSFTRAVCANPICTPSRAEILSGVSGFHNGSMDFGKPIKKELPTWSQTLSKAGYNTWYVGKWHNDGKPVLRGYDETLGLFTGGGGRWAVPSYDGNGVLVTGYRGWIFQDDERHFFPEKGVGLTSNISEHFADAAIEFVERKHQKPFFLHVCFTAPHDPLLMPIGYEQNYDPDQMPVPANFLPQHPFDHGNFDGRDEALLPWPRTKEIVKNDLSLYYSVISHLDAQVGRIVKALKKTGEWENTILIFSSDHGLAMGSHGLRGKQNMYEHTVNVPLIMVGPGIPADTLSNAQCYLRDLYPTSCDLAGVPIPKTVEGKSLKPVLSGQLDAVYDEVYCYFRNFQRMIRTDRWKLIYYPHLDRVQLFDLKNDPLEQHDLSGEAALQQVRGKLLDQLNDWRKQQNDPSLKQTAENS, encoded by the coding sequence ATGTCGACTGTAATTCGCACGTTTTGGGCAGTTTTATGCCTTAGTTTCTGTGGTTTCAGCACCGCTGCTGACAAGAATGCAGACACCGGAACCACTCAACCGAACATCGTCTTCCTGCTCAGCGACGATCAGCGTCCCGATACGATCGCAGCCCTGGGCAATCCGATCATTAAAACGCCGCACCTCGATCAGTTGGTCAAAGCGGGGACCAGCTTCACCCGAGCGGTGTGTGCTAACCCGATCTGCACTCCCAGTCGAGCCGAAATACTCTCGGGTGTCAGTGGTTTTCATAACGGCTCCATGGATTTCGGCAAGCCGATCAAGAAGGAACTTCCCACCTGGTCCCAGACCCTGTCAAAAGCCGGATACAACACCTGGTACGTCGGCAAATGGCACAATGACGGTAAACCGGTCCTGCGAGGATACGATGAAACGCTGGGCCTGTTTACCGGCGGGGGAGGACGCTGGGCGGTCCCCTCGTATGATGGAAACGGTGTACTGGTTACCGGCTATCGAGGCTGGATCTTTCAGGATGATGAACGTCATTTCTTTCCCGAGAAAGGGGTCGGGCTCACTTCGAATATCAGCGAACACTTTGCCGACGCCGCAATTGAATTCGTCGAGAGAAAGCATCAAAAACCGTTTTTTCTCCATGTCTGCTTCACCGCACCCCATGATCCGCTGTTGATGCCCATTGGTTATGAGCAAAATTACGATCCCGACCAGATGCCCGTCCCCGCAAATTTTCTGCCCCAGCATCCCTTTGATCATGGCAATTTTGATGGCCGTGATGAAGCGTTACTCCCCTGGCCGCGCACGAAAGAGATCGTAAAGAACGATCTATCCCTCTATTATTCAGTCATATCACATCTGGATGCGCAGGTCGGACGAATTGTGAAAGCGTTGAAAAAAACGGGCGAGTGGGAAAATACCATCCTGATTTTCTCCAGCGATCATGGCCTGGCGATGGGCAGCCATGGCCTGCGGGGGAAACAGAACATGTATGAGCACACGGTTAATGTCCCTCTGATTATGGTCGGGCCCGGTATTCCTGCTGATACACTCTCAAATGCACAATGCTACCTCCGCGACCTGTATCCCACCAGCTGTGATCTGGCGGGGGTCCCCATTCCGAAGACGGTCGAAGGCAAGAGTCTCAAACCGGTACTCTCGGGGCAGCTGGACGCCGTTTATGATGAGGTCTACTGCTACTTCCGCAACTTCCAGCGGATGATCCGTACGGATCGTTGGAAACTCATCTACTATCCCCACCTGGATCGGGTGCAGCTGTTTGATCTCAAAAATGATCCGCTGGAGCAACACGATCTGTCAGGCGAAGCCGCACTTCAACAGGTGCGTGGCAAACTTCTGGATCAGCTGAATGACTGGCGTAAGCAGCAGAATGATCCCTCTTTAAAACAAACGGCAGAAAATTCCTGA